One region of Macadamia integrifolia cultivar HAES 741 chromosome 11, SCU_Mint_v3, whole genome shotgun sequence genomic DNA includes:
- the LOC122092897 gene encoding monothiol glutaredoxin-S14, chloroplastic, which produces YVCSLPALTPELKCTLDKVVKSHKVVLFMKGTKDFPQCGFSNTVVQILKSLNVPFETLNMLENEVLRQASKEYSSWPTFPQLYIDGEFFGGCDITVEAYKNGQLQELVEKAICS; this is translated from the exons TATGTATGTTCTCTTCCAGCATTGACTCCTGAGCTGAAGTGCACCTTGGATAAAGTTGTTAAATCACACAAAGTAGTTCTCTTTATGAAGGGAACCAAGGACTTTCCACAATGTGGGTTCTCAAATACAGTAGTACAGATACTGAAATCCCTGAATGTGCCATTTGAAACACTGAATATGCTAGAGAATGAGGTACTGCGTCAAGCATCGAAGGAATACTCCAGCTGGCCTACCTTTCCTCAACTTTACATTGATGGAGAGTTCTTTGGCGGTTGTGACATTACTGTTG AGGCTTATAAGAACGGACAGTTGCAGGAATTAGTGGAGAAGGCAATATGCTCCTGA